From Mastacembelus armatus chromosome 9, fMasArm1.2, whole genome shotgun sequence:
acacaaagatctCACAAAGGTGCAGAAATGTAATCCATACACTGTAATTTTATAAAGATGACTTCAGAAAATCTGGCCATTCGGAAGGTTGGAACCTCAAATAATGTTGGAAGTTTTAAAGTGGCATATTATATTAAATCTGGAATAAGACTGTACTTTGTAAATAAAGCAGCCTTCGTTGTGTTTCTGGCtttaacatgtatttttaaattattcaaaataaagtttttttttcctgaacatGTTATTCGATAACTTTTCTGATTTACCTAAAAAAATAGGGAACTTGTCTTGTTGTAGCTGACAACGGCAGACTTAACGTAACAATAGAGACAACATGCCATTGTGTTTAAGTGTTAAGTTCACTATGACAGTCAACcaagtgagaaaaagagcaggACCATTaacattttagcttttattattttaaaaaacatacaaagaGTTTTTACATTCAGTAAATGGATTACAATAGGTACTGTTTAATAAGTGTGATAACTCCTATAATACTTTACAACTAAAGTTCTCTAAGAAATGTTATTATCATTGACTCTCATTGTTCAGAAACAGTATTTTAATAGCACTGAAGTCCACATTATTTTGAACTACAGATCTACCTGTCTTATTCACCTCTTCACTGTAATGAAACAGATGTTCAGCTGGGGTGTTCTGATTGGTCCCAGTGGAAATGTGGCCTGATGGTTGACTTTAAATTGGTCATCTACTTTATCACTCTGTTTTACAGTTATCTCACGTCACTTCAATGAGCGTGTGCTTGTAATACCCAACAAAATGACAGTCTTTCTGATTTCtagtatacagtatgttactTAGTCCTTTACTGGTACAGTTATGTGAGAAAAATCTCTCACACAACAGAGCACGCACAATAGGGCCCAGTTAGGCGAGGAAATGGGTGGAGTTTTCCCAACTTGGTCACTTGCAGTGTAGACgtttttgcatgtatttgttgGAACAGTTTGCTTTGAGGACGCCTCTGCTTATGCATCCCCGTCATAAAGTCGAGCAGAACCCTGTAGCACACAGCTCACCCTGCAGCTGAGACGTTTCCTATTCCATTCTGATGTTGATGGGCCTCCTTAAGGCGACTATTGCATCTTTTTCTCTGCTGGCTGCGGGAAGCCCAATCACGGCCATTTTCATGGTCACACCACCCGCGGGCATCCAGAGGTAGCAACCTAAACGAACCCGTGGGGGTTTAAGGGGGAAACACTTTTTTGTCACGGGTTAGGCGTGGTGTCAAAGTTTCTAAGAGCATTTCGTTTCTGATTGTGCTGCTGTATCATTGTCAATATCAAATCATTCAAGCACCgaattttaacattaacagtgTATCTATGCGCAGCACAGTCCCAGGACAATATCTTCATAAGTTACATAAATTCCTACAGTGCATCAACCAGCTATAGCGACcgtgcaaaataaaataatggcaTATTTGATAATATGAAGAACACATACTTATTGTGCGTAGTCTAAATACAAAGCGGTGCAAGCTATGAATTTGTTAATTCTGTTATTGATTCTCTTTCTTATTTTGGaaatttcattaaatttaatgttaaataaatattgagTGTTGCTGTTAGCAGTGGATTGACAATTGAAATAAAACGGTTGAAACGTTTACCAATCAGAATAAAATACGGTAGATCTCCATCTCTTAATTGGGGTTTCTGTGCATTAGTAGGTCGTGCGCACTTCATGAAAACCCCCTCCACACCTGTGTGCTGCTTCCTCTGGCTCCCCGCGGTGAGGGGCTACTCTGATAGGTTCAGAGGGTTAATGGAACTGGCCTGCAAGGCAGCAACTTCCCATCATATAAAGACTGAGCTCTCACTGCCAGAGCATCCAGCCGAAACGCAAGGCTTAAGAAGGACCAGGTGGTAGATGCGCTTTTACGCATGAACACTGGCCTTTGGGTTTTTACGCACGGCAAACCATTGATGTCTCTTTGGCAAAGTTGAGTTTTACGCGTTTTCGAACATTTCGTGGGCTACCATGACTCTCTCCGGTGAATTTGAAGCTTCACATCAAGCTGCTTTACCTCTACAGGAGGAGGAGATTGACATAGTGGGAGAGGATGAGGCTAACCACGGGCGTTTTTATCAAAATGAGTGCTCTACGGACCCAGGTTCCTCAGCGGAATCTGGTGCCGAATTTGACTCTTCAGAGCCAGACTCTTCGGGGGAAGGGGACAGCAGTTTCTACGCAGACGTACCGCCGTCCAGGAAAGCCCAGAGCAGCTCGGTAAAGCCTCCTTACTCCTACATTGCCCTCATCACCATGGCCATACTGCAGAGTCCATTGAAGAAGCTGACGCTGAGTGAAATCTgtgacttcatcagcaacaaGTTTCCCTACTACAAAGACAAGTTCCCCGCTTGGCAGAACTCCATCAGACACAACCTTTCACTCAATGACTGTTTCATCAAGATCCCGAGGGAGCCCGGAAACCCGGGCAAAGGTAACTACTGGTCTCTGGACCCTGCCTCTGAGGACATGTTCGACAATGGCAGCTTCCTTCGGCGACGGAAGAGGTTCAAGAGAAACCAGCCTGAGTTCGGCAAAGATGGACTTGTGCTTTATTCCAACCTGAACTACTACCGGCCGTATGGGCAACCATATTGCTTACAGGGCCAGGTAAGCCCCCCAGTCGCTGCTCCTATCCGGTACATGCCCATGCAGGAGGGCATTTCTTCCTATCACCTCCTACCACAAACTCTGCACAATCCCGGGAAGAGCAATGGGCCTAAAGACTTAAGAGCGCAGCTTAGCGCAACAAAACCGGCTGAGCTAAAGCCTGGCCCGCAGGCAAAGTGCTCCTTCAGCATTGATAGCATCATGAGCAAATCAGTTCCCATCCGTCCACAGAACTCAAATCCTCAACAGAGCCCGCACAATGCTCTTGGATACGGTCATCTCATATCTGGCCCCGCTACCTGTTTGGTTCCGACGCTCCTGCAGGCTCCCCGGACTCCGTTCTGCCCCCCTGGCATGCTGAACCCTGCTCCTTTACTAAACCAGCATCTCAGACTCTCTTACCCTCACTGCTGAAGCCTTTGGTCTTAAGAAACTTTAGTGTCTCCGTGTTTGCTGCTATATAAAGACACATTGGTGTAGCTCATTtcttaaagaaatgttttaattgcATGATATTTATGTACGTTGacattcaaagtaaaaaaaaaaaaatcagtgtaaatAAGATGCGTGGTAATATATTTGTGACACTTACtgcaatgtgtttttgtttttaattaacgtgcaaaaataaatatctgtaaAATATCTGCTCTGTGCTttagtgtttttagtttttcatctttcttaCTGCAGCAGATTGACAGATTATTCTGACCAGGCTGTTGGAGAGATAATAGAAGGTAAAGAACCACAGTCTGTctaattagaaaaataaaatctaaacacTTCTCTAATTAATGTAGCCGACATCATTTCATTCAGACACGTGCCCTGTCTTTAGTTAATACCGATTAAAACTCCAGTTTGGAATCGTTTGGCTGGAATGAAGTTATAACCCTAGAGATGGAATTTAACACGTAAAACTCTTTCTTCAGTAAAAATGCAGGACGCTAGTTATATCTCtaactgttcatttatttatataaaacactTCAATTCGCTCATCTaaacacttttcaaaataaagcacttATTCCTGCCTGAAATCTTGATATGTGTCGCACAGAAATAGGCCTCTCTCAAAAACCACAATTAAGTTTCTCCAgatgattaaaatgtttaaaaatgacatagACCTACAGGAAGTTCgtttaaaacacaaaacgaAAAGCACATTTAATAACCCATATGTTCAACTATTATGTCGATGTTACGTTTTGTGAGGTGAAACACCAAAAGAAATTTCTACAGAAAGTTGACTTCTTCTTTCCAGCCTCAAGGCCGCGCTGTTTGCCAGCTGTTGAAACAGACTGACGCTGAGGGCCAATCACAGGCTGCTGGACTGAGCGCTAATTATCGCAGTTTCACtgatttgattcatttttgcatttaaatcCTGCACTAATGTTTCTATACtatatatgtttatgtgcaGATAAgtgcaaaagaaaacatgatgtATAATAACACGAAGTCAGCCAcacgcacacaggcacacaggcacacaggcaGTGTCCGGTTGCAGACCGATCCCGACACAATTCCCCTTCAGTCAAAGGTCTATTTTTGGCCAGAGGCTCAGCTGATTGTGAGCCTTGAAGATTCTGACCCACCCTGAGAGGAGGGAGTTGTCCAGCAGCAGCGTTTGGGTTTTGCTGAATGTTAAGTTTAGTCGGGATGCAGCTCTCTTGGCTTTAACACAAGCTGCCGAGGCGAGAACATTTGTGATTGGGTGTTTCCTGTCATTACAGGCGATACatcccagtgtgtgtctgctgtcactgccctcttcctcctcctcctcctcctcctcctgctcctgctcctgctcctgctcgcCTGGAAAAGAACAGCTGACAAACTTCACCTCCGGGCTGTTACTTCGCCTcattacgtttttttttttgctctgtggTCCCATAACACTGGTAACCAACTCCAGACCCAACTCCAGATCCTGTGTGATAGGCGTCCTCCAGTGTCTGGGTCCCGACGAGGAGGATGGAGACGAGCCCCATCCCGGTGGTCACGGTCCAAACCGCCCCCTTCGACGACCAGCGACCCGGTACCAACGGGCTTCGGAGGAAGACTGCGGTGTTCGAGGGCAGGAAGAACTACCTGCAGAACTACATCCAGAGCGTGTTGTCCTCCATCGACCTGCGGGACCGACAGGGCTGCACCATGGTGGTGGGCAGCGACGGCCGCTACTTCAGCCGAGCTGCCATCGAGGTGATAGTGCAGATGGCAGCTGCCAATGGGGTAAGAAGAGATAAGGTTGTGCCGCTGTACGAGCAGGCTGGGAGCGCTTGTCTTGTTATTTCGTATAAATGGAAAACTGATATTTAATGTTGCGCAGTTTGAGAATAAGTTGTGTTATTATAATGTACTTTctttagaaaatgttaaagGTAAAAGTCTAAGGCAGTTTAACACACATTCAAAGCAGGAATCATCAAGCTCCAGCTGAGAAATCCAGAATCACTGCGATGGACAGAAAAGTAGCCAAGAATAATCCTGAAAGCCTGTAACCACAAAACTTACTCAGTCAGGTTGTTCATATGTCTCTGTCTATCGCAGTGGTTTCCAACCTGGGGGTTGGGACCCCATGAGCGGTCGTAAGATGAATGTGATTGGAGACAAAATGGCTACcttaaaaaaactaattttactGCACATGTTCTCTGCTTTGAAAATGTTCTTGTCAGAGGATGTATAGTTTTAACTTTTAAGACCAGGTTTCGTATTAAAATAATGAGAAGTGAGTAGTTCCTGCTCAGAGCTTAGAGACAGACACCTTGTGGCGGGGACCATACTTTGTTTTAAGGGTCCTCAAGAAGGAAACAAAGGGTTGGGGAGACTTGTAGCCCTTTGTAGCCAAGATACAGTCATACAGTGGCCTAAGCATCTCCTCATACAGACTGAAACTTAAAAAGGTTCAGACTGAGTGAAAGAAATTATTTGTGTTGGTACAAAATATGCTGGCTTGTCAGCCATCCATAAAGTGTCTGACCTCAAAGTGTCAGCAGCAGATaaatgaagaggaaaacagagtgagagacagagagatgagggaaATCCccacagctttttttaaaacGCTTGTGCTGAGATCTTTGTGATTGGTTTGGCCAGGTTCCAAAGGGAAATCTAAAGGGaatatcatttgtttttgagatCAGGTCATTTTTCTGCTGCCCAAGCTAAATGTCTGCTGATGTCGGCCTTATCAGCACTTGCATTCATCCTGCTCTATTTTCCTGACAAAGTATGTACCCACAACCCCTAACCCCACCCTGGTGTTCCTCCTTTCCCTGGACGAAATAGATGCTTTGGGCATCCCTTGCCATATGTCACTGAAGCCAAGACAGGCAAAGTGGACTATTCTTATCACACTGGGTACTGAAAATAACCTAAACACAGTGggaaataaaagtgttttttattttttttag
This genomic window contains:
- the foxd5 gene encoding forkhead box protein D5 — translated: MTLSGEFEASHQAALPLQEEEIDIVGEDEANHGRFYQNECSTDPGSSAESGAEFDSSEPDSSGEGDSSFYADVPPSRKAQSSSVKPPYSYIALITMAILQSPLKKLTLSEICDFISNKFPYYKDKFPAWQNSIRHNLSLNDCFIKIPREPGNPGKGNYWSLDPASEDMFDNGSFLRRRKRFKRNQPEFGKDGLVLYSNLNYYRPYGQPYCLQGQVSPPVAAPIRYMPMQEGISSYHLLPQTLHNPGKSNGPKDLRAQLSATKPAELKPGPQAKCSFSIDSIMSKSVPIRPQNSNPQQSPHNALGYGHLISGPATCLVPTLLQAPRTPFCPPGMLNPAPLLNQHLRLSYPHC